A region from the Haloarcula limicola genome encodes:
- a CDS encoding 3-hydroxyacyl-CoA dehydrogenase/enoyl-CoA hydratase family protein, with translation MDFEDIETVAVLGAGNMGHGIAEVAALAGYRVQMRDIKEEFVQDGYDNIEWSLNKLAEKDQLTQEEADQALDRVTALVDVEDAVSDADVVIEAVPEKMEIKKDVYTDVEKYAKDDAIFATNTSSLSITELSEVTERPEQFCGMHFFNPPVRMQLVEVISGEYTADETLDTIEELAEAFDKTPVRVRKDSPGFIVNRILVPLMNEACWLVHDDVASIEEVDSTTKFDIGLPMGSFELSDQVGNDVGLHVLEYMHEMLGDAYEPCPLLERKVDSEELGKKTGKGFYDYDDGGAEIPTDAGREDVENRLLAVMANEVGKLVENDVAPVADIDEAVMLGGGFPEGPAKLADKAGLDSLVETLKTVHEETGEERYEVSDGLRSAAEAGGFYGADEDSEATFENINVADVGEMVGHIELDRPHRMNTISRELMDELADAIDILSDDDEIRAILLTGAGDKAFSAGADVQSMASNASPLEAVELSKKGQEVFGKLEECPMPVVAGIDGYALGGGMELATCADLRVASKRSELGQPEHDLGIMPGWGGTQRLPNIVGEGRAKEIIFTAERYDAEEMADFGFINEVVGNSELEDRAFELAADLAAGPPIAQKYTKRAMLAGRDDTEAGLAVECQAFGQLFGTEDIMEGVTAFMGDGEPDFQGK, from the coding sequence ATGGATTTCGAGGACATCGAGACGGTCGCGGTGCTCGGCGCGGGCAACATGGGTCACGGAATCGCCGAGGTCGCCGCGCTCGCCGGCTATCGAGTGCAGATGCGCGACATCAAGGAGGAGTTCGTCCAGGACGGCTACGACAACATCGAGTGGTCGCTGAACAAGCTCGCCGAGAAGGACCAACTCACCCAGGAGGAAGCGGACCAGGCGCTCGACCGCGTCACCGCGCTCGTCGACGTCGAGGACGCCGTCAGCGACGCCGACGTCGTCATCGAGGCCGTCCCCGAGAAGATGGAGATAAAGAAGGACGTCTACACCGACGTCGAGAAGTACGCCAAGGACGACGCCATCTTCGCGACGAACACCTCCAGCCTCTCGATCACCGAGCTCTCGGAAGTCACCGAACGGCCCGAGCAGTTCTGCGGGATGCACTTCTTCAACCCCCCGGTCCGGATGCAGCTCGTCGAGGTCATCTCCGGGGAGTACACCGCCGACGAGACGCTCGACACCATCGAGGAACTCGCCGAGGCGTTCGATAAGACGCCGGTCCGCGTCCGCAAGGATTCGCCCGGCTTCATCGTCAACCGCATCCTCGTCCCGCTGATGAACGAGGCCTGCTGGCTCGTCCACGACGACGTCGCCAGTATCGAGGAGGTCGACTCGACCACGAAGTTCGACATCGGCCTCCCGATGGGGTCGTTCGAGCTCTCGGACCAGGTCGGCAACGACGTTGGCCTGCACGTCCTCGAGTACATGCACGAGATGCTCGGCGACGCCTACGAGCCGTGTCCGCTCTTAGAGCGGAAAGTCGACAGCGAGGAACTCGGGAAGAAGACCGGCAAGGGCTTCTACGACTACGACGACGGCGGCGCAGAGATTCCGACCGACGCCGGCCGCGAGGACGTCGAGAACCGTCTGCTGGCCGTGATGGCCAACGAAGTCGGCAAGCTGGTCGAGAACGACGTCGCGCCCGTCGCGGACATCGACGAGGCGGTCATGCTCGGCGGCGGCTTCCCCGAAGGCCCCGCGAAACTCGCCGACAAGGCCGGTTTGGACTCGCTCGTCGAGACGCTCAAGACCGTCCACGAGGAGACCGGCGAGGAGCGCTACGAGGTCTCCGATGGCCTGCGCTCGGCCGCCGAAGCGGGCGGGTTCTACGGCGCTGACGAGGACTCGGAAGCGACGTTCGAGAACATCAACGTCGCCGACGTCGGCGAGATGGTCGGCCACATCGAGCTCGACCGCCCCCACCGGATGAACACCATCAGTCGAGAGCTGATGGACGAGCTCGCGGACGCGATCGACATCCTGAGCGACGACGACGAGATCCGCGCGATACTGCTGACGGGTGCCGGCGACAAGGCGTTCTCCGCCGGGGCGGACGTTCAGTCGATGGCCTCCAACGCGTCGCCGCTGGAGGCCGTCGAGCTCTCGAAGAAGGGACAGGAGGTCTTCGGCAAACTGGAGGAGTGCCCGATGCCGGTCGTCGCCGGCATCGACGGCTACGCGCTGGGCGGCGGAATGGAACTGGCCACCTGTGCGGACCTCCGCGTCGCCTCGAAGCGCTCTGAACTCGGCCAGCCCGAACACGACCTCGGGATCATGCCGGGCTGGGGCGGCACGCAGCGACTCCCCAACATCGTCGGCGAGGGCCGCGCCAAGGAGATCATCTTCACCGCCGAGCGCTACGACGCCGAGGAGATGGCCGACTTCGGCTTCATCAACGAGGTCGTCGGCAACAGCGAACTCGAAGACCGCGCGTTCGAACTGGCCGCCGACCTCGCCGCCGGCCCGCCGATCGCACAGAAATACACCAAGCGCGCGATGCTCGCCGGCCGCGACGACACCGAAGCGG
- a CDS encoding acyl-CoA dehydrogenase family protein, with protein sequence MDFELSDEQRQIRDEVRRFVENEIAPVATEYDREEKFPGEIVEKAAEAVQIHGGAGYVDDFDVERFYRDAKITQIYEGTTEIQKNIIARELLGEGMV encoded by the coding sequence ATGGACTTCGAACTGTCCGACGAACAGCGTCAGATTCGGGACGAGGTACGGCGCTTCGTCGAGAACGAGATCGCGCCCGTCGCCACGGAGTACGACCGCGAAGAGAAGTTTCCCGGCGAGATCGTCGAGAAAGCCGCCGAGGCGGTCCAGATCCACGGCGGCGCAGGCTACGTCGACGATTTCGACGTCGAACGCTTCTACCGCGACGCGAAGATAACCCAGATCTACGAGGGGACGACCGAGATCCAGAAGAACATCATCGCCCGGGAGCTACTCGGCGAGGGAATGGTGTAG
- a CDS encoding Hsp20/alpha crystallin family protein, protein MTRQSPLDNMETWLDQMSRQFEEAAQRWGTGLETWSTEMPLPRIDLVDADDEFVVTADLPGFEKDDVDVYITDQTLSIDAERSEEVDESEANYVRRERSQKSVSRRLRLPSEVDDQDVSASMTNGVLTVHVGKAEPVSEGHRIDID, encoded by the coding sequence ATGACTCGACAGTCACCGCTCGACAACATGGAGACGTGGCTCGACCAGATGAGCAGGCAGTTCGAGGAAGCCGCCCAGCGGTGGGGGACCGGATTAGAGACGTGGTCGACCGAGATGCCGCTCCCCCGGATCGACCTCGTCGACGCGGACGACGAGTTCGTCGTCACCGCCGACCTGCCCGGCTTCGAGAAAGACGACGTCGACGTGTACATCACCGACCAGACGCTCAGTATCGACGCCGAACGCAGCGAAGAGGTAGACGAGTCCGAGGCGAACTACGTTCGACGCGAACGCTCTCAGAAGTCGGTCTCCCGTCGGCTCCGCCTTCCGAGCGAGGTGGACGACCAGGACGTCTCCGCTTCGATGACCAACGGCGTGCTGACGGTCCACGTCGGGAAAGCCGAACCCGTCTCCGAGGGCCACCGCATCGACATCGACTGA
- the epsC gene encoding serine O-acetyltransferase EpsC has product MFDIPTILDTLHEDVRTAQAKDPAATSAAEVVLTYPGLHAVWLYRLAHALWAADHRFAARLLSHLARFLTGVEIHPGADVGDRLFIDHGMGTVVGETADIGDDVLMYHGVTLGGASMRREKRHPTLEDGVTVGAAATLVGPITIGENATVGAGAVVVDDVPSETTVIGNPAKPVDEAEHERDGTPDPAIVDG; this is encoded by the coding sequence ATGTTCGACATACCCACGATACTCGACACGCTCCACGAGGACGTTCGGACGGCACAGGCGAAAGACCCCGCCGCGACCAGCGCCGCGGAGGTCGTCCTCACGTATCCCGGCCTGCACGCCGTCTGGCTGTACCGCCTCGCCCACGCGCTGTGGGCCGCAGACCACCGCTTCGCCGCCCGGCTACTCTCGCACCTGGCGCGCTTTCTCACCGGCGTCGAGATCCACCCCGGCGCGGACGTCGGTGATCGGCTGTTCATCGACCACGGGATGGGTACTGTCGTCGGCGAAACAGCCGACATCGGCGACGACGTACTCATGTACCACGGCGTCACGCTCGGCGGCGCGTCGATGCGCAGAGAGAAGCGCCACCCGACGCTCGAAGACGGCGTCACCGTCGGCGCGGCCGCGACGCTCGTCGGCCCGATCACTATCGGCGAGAACGCGACGGTCGGCGCGGGAGCCGTCGTCGTCGACGACGTCCCGTCCGAGACGACCGTCATCGGGAACCCGGCGAAACCCGTCGACGAGGCCGAACACGAGCGGGACGGGACGCCCGACCCCGCGATCGTCGACGGCTGA
- a CDS encoding DNA-3-methyladenine glycosylase family protein, protein MVDEAKSVLKEDPVMAELLEEHNPYAEPNWTEFERLCISIINQQLSTASAAAVKERVFELLDEEVTPESILDADEEKLRDAGLSRMKVEYMRNAAEAFQERDYSREGLSDHSNEEIIERLTEIKGIGDWTARMYLLFVMERPDVLPLGDLAVRNGIQELYGDGEEMTREEMREIAEDWRPHRSAATKYIWADYESE, encoded by the coding sequence TGGAAGAGCACAACCCGTATGCCGAGCCCAACTGGACTGAGTTTGAACGACTCTGTATTTCGATAATCAATCAACAACTCTCGACTGCAAGTGCAGCAGCGGTGAAAGAACGGGTATTCGAGTTGCTTGACGAGGAAGTAACACCCGAGAGTATCTTGGATGCCGATGAGGAAAAACTCCGAGACGCAGGACTGTCGAGGATGAAGGTCGAGTATATGCGGAACGCAGCGGAGGCTTTCCAGGAACGAGACTACTCCCGTGAGGGGCTGTCAGACCACTCAAACGAGGAGATCATCGAACGCCTCACGGAAATCAAGGGCATCGGTGATTGGACTGCTCGAATGTACCTGCTATTCGTAATGGAGCGACCCGACGTCCTCCCGTTGGGCGACCTTGCAGTACGGAACGGTATTCAGGAATTGTACGGCGACGGAGAAGAGATGACTCGTGAGGAGATGCGTGAGATAGCAGAGGATTGGCGTCCACACCGTTCGGCGGCCACGAAGTACATCTGGGCCGATTACGAGTCAGAGTAG